One part of the Rutidosis leptorrhynchoides isolate AG116_Rl617_1_P2 chromosome 1, CSIRO_AGI_Rlap_v1, whole genome shotgun sequence genome encodes these proteins:
- the LOC139885628 gene encoding PHD finger protein Alfin1-like isoform X2: MEAVTAPATHKTPEEVFNDFKGRRAGLIKALTTDAQKFYQMCDPGWEVNLPVEEVPPELPEPALGINFARDGMKENDWLYLVAVHSDSWLLAVAFYFGARFGFGKSDRKRLFQMINDLPTVFEVVSGKATNFKDQAEIRNNGSKSKSNGKISRLSESRPKGIKMSPLPEVDDESGEEEEDDDDEQGAICGACGDNYARDEFWICCDICERWFHGKCVKITPAKAAHINHYKCPTCCTKRARS, translated from the exons ATGGAGGCAGTAACGGCGCCTGCGACACATAAAACACCGGAGGAGGTTTTTAatgactttaaaggaagaagagcTGGTTTAATTAAAGCCCTAACTACCG ATGCTCAGAAGTTTTATCAGATGTGTGACCCTG GATGGGAAGTCAATTTGCCTGTTGAGGAGGTCCCTCCTGAACTTCCGGAACCAGCTTTAGGTATAAACTTTGCTCGGGATGGTATGAAGGAGAATGACTGGTTATATCTTGTAGCAGTTCACTCTGATTCATGGCTGCTCGCTGTTGCCTTCTATTTTGGTGCACGCTTCGGGTTTGGTAAAAGTGATAG GAAAAGGCTCTTCCAAATGATAAATGATCTTCCTACTGTATTTGAGGTTGTGTCAGGAAAAGCTACAAATTTTAAGGATCAGGCTGAAATTCGAAATAATGGCAGTAAAAGCAAGTCTAATGGGAAAATT TCAAGGCTATCTGAATCGCGTCCCAAGGGAATAAAGATGAGCCCCTTACCCGAAGTTGATGATGAAAGtggagaggaagaagaagatgatgatgatgaacagggAGCAATATGTGGAGCTTGTGGTGACAATTATGCAAGGGATGAGTTTTGGATTTGTTGTGATATCTGCGAGAGATGGTTCCATGGAAAATGTGTAAAAATTACACCTGCCAAAGCTGCGCATATCAATCACTACAAATGCCCAACCTGCTGCACCAAAAGGGCCCGTTCTTAA
- the LOC139885627 gene encoding protein STICHEL encodes MSANRNSSYSGGAVVVDPSNLHLKKELTQIRKAARTLRDPGTTSSWRSPLASSRSTSLVPGSSSNHYNHHYFINPDINNNINNNSNSTSNVNVNVNVSSSSINNGNGRKEKKVFLYNWKTQRSESETSASIQRKSNVDDEIGDGDDSLSDARNECDSKSVSSSTKMFSACRDVNDLMMPPIRRASLMKNRKKEKRGLQSSVDALKSQMQRRMDLVEGFDDVNSDDVGVKGSSVTSPLLSRIKASKMLRGGSTKDDSSYCYSTPPLSTSSFNKYWARNPGTVGSWDAMTGSLNDGDDDDDDDDDELGLSGRKGCGIPCYWSSSKRSTPKGSCYSPSFSDTLRRKGSSLLCGSQSSYHRRRYGSSTGAYKKKRLTHKTSHVPLLTNGDESRDHSSDGTDDELSTNYGELDLEALSRLDGRRWSTGYKSQEGLELVALNEEIEGGSGSPSSVDNSNCFSYKYRPMFFEDIVGQNVVVQSLVNSINRGRIAPIYLFQGPRGTGKTSTARIFAAALNCLATGDTRPCGICRECAEFISGKSRVLTEMDGSNKKGVDKVKILMKKLQIVPSTSTFIRHDVYVIDECHLLPSTLWLAFQKFLEEPPKSVVFIFITTDLDNVPRAVLSRCQKYTFNKIKDSEIVNRLMKISEEENLDVEEDALDLIAMNVEGSLRDAETMLDQLSLLGKRITTDLVNELVGVVSDEKLLELLELAMSSNTAETVKRARELMDLGVDPMVLMSQMATLIMDIIAGTYQVVDARYGDSLYDGRSLTEAELERLKHALKLLSEAEKQLRLSSERSTWFTATLLQLGSAPSADPTPSGSSRRQSSRTTDDDPSATFKDIYFQKQKTDSQYTPQKSTPNPNPPKLYRRHSASPEDLLVPMRQILNVDGPSVSHEEVVTGNSIQARSNSNILDDIWVRCIAKCHSKTLRQLLHTYGNLVSISEDKGTLVAYIVFRNKDIKNRAERFLSSITNSFEIVLHRNVEVRTTLLSDDDTAPNNGQSVVPKTKSTSVDNRTHSDSLQESNNTRKSGNPVQRIESIIHEQRLETAWLQTAEKGTPGSLNRLKPERNQVLPQDGIGHLISLETSQQQLEDEVTRELNLLKINGGKTTLSKEHNISPSLLHDSNLVARGYESGSGGAGGCFCWNKPKQNRRGKMKPGTPVGPRRGARFSLFGECGKQGKTQHRSRR; translated from the exons ATGTCTGCAAATCGCAACAGTAGCTACAGTGGTGGTGCTGTAGTTGTTGATCCAAGCAATTTGCATCTGAAAAAAGAGTTAACTCAGATTCGTAAAGCTGCTCGAACTTTACGAGATCCTGGTACAACTTCTTCATGGCGGTCCCCACTTGCTTCTTCTAGATCCACCTCACTTGTTCCTGGTTCATCTTCTAatcattataatcatcattattttattaatcctgatattaataataatattaataataatagtaatagtactagtaatgttaatgttaatgttaatgttagtagtagtagtattaataatgGTAATGGTAGGAAAGAAAAGAAGGTGTTTTTGTATAATTGGAAAACACAGAGATCAGAGAGTGAGACGAGTGCATCGATTCAGCGAAAAAGTAATGTAGATGATGAAATTGGTGATGGGGATGATAGTTTAAGCGATGCGAGAAATGAGTGTGATTCGAAGAGTGTTTCGTCTTCTACGAAGATGTTTAGTGCGTGTAGAGATGTGAATGATCTTATGATGCCACCGATTAGGAGGGCGTCGTTGATGAAGAATAGGAAGAAGGAGAAAAGGGGGCTTCAGTCGTCGGTTGATGCGTTGAAAAGTCAAATGCAGAGACGGATGGATTTGGTTGAGGGATTTGATGATGTGAATTCGGATGATGTAGGTGTGAAAGGGAGTTCGGTGACATCACCATTGTTGTCTAGGATTAAAGCTTCGAAAATGTTGAGAGGTGGTAGTACGAAAGATGATTCTTCGTATTGTTATAGTACGCCACCTTTGTCTACTAGTTCGTTTAATAAGTACTGGGCTAGGAATCCGGGTACGGTTGGTTCGTGGGATGCAATGACGGGTTCGTTGAATGAcggggatgatgatgatgatgatgacgatgatgagttGGGTTTATCGGGTCGAAAAGGATGTGGGATTCCGTGTTATTGGTCATCGTCGAAAAGAAGTACTCCGAAAGGTAGTTGTTATTCGCCGTCGTTTTCTGATACGTTAAGAAGAAAAGGAAGTAGTTTGTTATGCGGTAGTCAAAGTAGTTATCATAGGCGACGTTATGGATCATCTACGGGTGCTTACAAGAAGAAGAGGCTCACGCACAAAACGTCACACGTTCCATTGCTAACAAACGGTGATGAAAGTAGAGATCATTCATCTGATGGTACAGATGATGAACTTTCAACTAATTACGGTGAGCTTGATTTAGAAGCTTTGAGTCGATTAGATGGAAGAAGATGGTCAACAGGGTACAAAAGTCAAGAAGGGTTGGAGCTCGTGGCTTTAAACGAGGAAATAGAAGGTGGGTCCGGGTCACCTTCATCTGTTGATAACAGTAATTGCTTTAGCTATAAGTATAGGCCGATGTTCTTTGAAGATATAGTTGGTCAAAACGTCGTGGTCCAATCACTTGTGAATTCTATAAACAGGGGCAGAATTGCACCTATATACCTGTTTCAAGGTCCCCGTGGTACTGGGAAAACATCAACGGCTAGGATCTTTGCTGCAGCTTTAAATTGTCTTGCAACTGGAGACACGAGACCTTGTGGGATTTGCAGGGAATGTGCTGAGTTCATTTCAGGCAAAAGTCGGGTCTTGACTGAAATGGACGGGTCAAATAAGAAGGGGGTCGATAAAGTTAAAATCTTGATGAAGAAACTGCAAATAGTCCCTTCTACATCAACTTTTATAAGGCATGATGTTTATGTTATTGATGAATGTCATTTATTACCATCTACGTTATGGTTGGCATTTCAGAAGTTTCTTGAAGAACCTCCCAAAAGTGTCGTGTTCATCTTTATAACTACTGATCTTGATAATGTGCCACGTGCTGTTTTGTCACGGTGCCAAAAgtatacttttaataaaatcaaAGATAGTGAGATAGTTAACAGGTTGATGAAGATATCAGAAGAAGAGAATCTTGATGTTGAAGAAGATGCGTTAGATTTGATTGCTATGAATGTAGAGGGTTCACTTCGGGATGCAGAAACTATGTTGGATCAGTTAAGTTTGTTAGGAAAAAGAATCACTACGGATCTCGTGAATGAACTT GTGGGAGTAGTCTCTGATGAGAAGTTGTTGGAACTTTTGGAGTTAGCGATGTCATCAAACACGGCTGAAACAGTAAAAAGGGCAAGAGAATTAATGGACTTGGGAGTTGACCCGATGGTTTTGATGTCTCAAATGGCTACACTAATTATGGACATCATTGCTGGGACCTACCAAGTGGTTGACGCCCGATATGGTGACTCATTATACGACGGTAGAAGCT TGACTGAAGCTGAACTGGAGAGATTAAAGCATGCTTTGAAACTTCTTTCTGAGGCTGAGAAACAATTAAGACTTTCGAGTGAACGGTCAACATGGTTTACAGCAACACTTTTACAACTCGGCTCTGCCCCGTCAGCAGATCCTACTCCATCAGGAAGCAGTAGAAGACAAAGTTCAAGAACAACTGATGATGACCCGTCTGCAACCTTTAAAGATATTTATTTCCAAAAACAAAAAACAGATTCTCAATATACACCCCAAAAGTCTACTCCTAATCCTAATCCCCCTAAACTTTATCGTAGACACTCGGCTAGCCCTGAAGATCTACTCGTACCAATGAGGCAAATCTTGAATGTTGATGGCCCGTCTGTTTCACATGAAGAAGTGGTCACTGGAAATAGTATACAAGCCCGTAGTAATTCTAATATATTGGATGATATCTGGGTCCGCTGCATCGCTAAGTGCCATTCGAAAACGCTGAGGCAGCTACTACATACTTACGGGAATCTTGTTTCTATTTCTGAAGATAAAG GTACCCTTGTTGCTTATATTGTCTTTAGGAATAAAGATATCAAAAACAGAGCCGAAAGATTCCTTAGCAGTATCACAAACTCATTTGAAATCGTTCTCCATCGCAATGTAGAAGTTAGAACTACATTACTATCAGATGACGATACTGCCCCAAACAACGGACAATCAGTTGTACCAAAAACTAAGTCAACATCAGTTGATAATCGCACACATTCGGATTCACTTCAAGAATCAAACAATACAAGAAAAAGTGGAAACCCTGTTCAAAGAATAGAATCAATCATACATGAGCAGAGATTAGAAACTGCATGGTTACAAACTGCTGAAAAAGGCACTCCTGGATCATTGAATCGATTAAAACCCGAGAGGAATCAAGTGTTACCTCAAGATGGTATTGGTCATTTGATTTCACTTGAGACATCACAGCAGCAATTGGAAGATGAGGTGACCCGGGAACTTAATCTTTTGAAGATAAATGGGGGGAAAACGACCCTTTCAAAGGAACATAATATATCACCAAGTTTGTTGCACGATAGCAATTTAGTTGCCAG GGGATACGAGTCTGGATCAGGAGGCGCTGGGGGTTGTTTCTGTTGGAATAAACCCAAGCAGAACCGTAGGGGAAAG ATGAAACCTGGAACTCCGGTTGGTCCTCGTAGAGGCGCGAGATTTTCATTATTCGGAGAGTGTGGGAAGCAAGGAAAGACGCAGCACAGATCAAGAAGATGA
- the LOC139885628 gene encoding PHD finger protein Alfin1-like isoform X1: MEAVTAPATHKTPEEVFNDFKGRRAGLIKALTTDAQKFYQMCDPEKDNLCLYGFPNEGWEVNLPVEEVPPELPEPALGINFARDGMKENDWLYLVAVHSDSWLLAVAFYFGARFGFGKSDRKRLFQMINDLPTVFEVVSGKATNFKDQAEIRNNGSKSKSNGKISRLSESRPKGIKMSPLPEVDDESGEEEEDDDDEQGAICGACGDNYARDEFWICCDICERWFHGKCVKITPAKAAHINHYKCPTCCTKRARS, from the exons ATGGAGGCAGTAACGGCGCCTGCGACACATAAAACACCGGAGGAGGTTTTTAatgactttaaaggaagaagagcTGGTTTAATTAAAGCCCTAACTACCG ATGCTCAGAAGTTTTATCAGATGTGTGACCCTG AGAAGGATAATCTGTGTCTATATGGTTTCCCGAATGAAGGATGGGAAGTCAATTTGCCTGTTGAGGAGGTCCCTCCTGAACTTCCGGAACCAGCTTTAGGTATAAACTTTGCTCGGGATGGTATGAAGGAGAATGACTGGTTATATCTTGTAGCAGTTCACTCTGATTCATGGCTGCTCGCTGTTGCCTTCTATTTTGGTGCACGCTTCGGGTTTGGTAAAAGTGATAG GAAAAGGCTCTTCCAAATGATAAATGATCTTCCTACTGTATTTGAGGTTGTGTCAGGAAAAGCTACAAATTTTAAGGATCAGGCTGAAATTCGAAATAATGGCAGTAAAAGCAAGTCTAATGGGAAAATT TCAAGGCTATCTGAATCGCGTCCCAAGGGAATAAAGATGAGCCCCTTACCCGAAGTTGATGATGAAAGtggagaggaagaagaagatgatgatgatgaacagggAGCAATATGTGGAGCTTGTGGTGACAATTATGCAAGGGATGAGTTTTGGATTTGTTGTGATATCTGCGAGAGATGGTTCCATGGAAAATGTGTAAAAATTACACCTGCCAAAGCTGCGCATATCAATCACTACAAATGCCCAACCTGCTGCACCAAAAGGGCCCGTTCTTAA